In Hirundo rustica isolate bHirRus1 chromosome 4, bHirRus1.pri.v3, whole genome shotgun sequence, a genomic segment contains:
- the LOC120751755 gene encoding peptidyl-prolyl cis-trans isomerase-like 4, translated as MAVLLETTVGDLVIDLYTEEHPRTCLNFLKLCKVKYYNYCLIYSVQRDFIIQTGDPMGRGHGGESIFCQLYGDQARFFEAEKVPRIKHKKKGTVSMVNNGSDLHGSQFLITTGENLDYLDGVHTVFGEVTEGMDVLKTINETFVDKDFRPYQDIRINHTVILDDPFDDPPGLCVPDRSPEPTKEQLDSGRIGADEEIDDMKGRSADEIEEIQAEKEAKTRAILLEMVGDLPDADIKPPENVLFVCKLNPVTTAEDLEIIFSRFGAIKSCEVIRDWKTGESLCYAFIEFEKEEDCEKAYFKMGNVLIDDRRIHVDFSQSVAKIKWKGKGGRYSKEDFKDYEKERDKLLKFALKEKVKPKQDAKYDLVLDEDVEECSTSQSHLVKKQKKKPLHSENDEKTTKKFKYCDQKHEERCRERTKGEKDRHRRHSCSQGRDYTYRRQKSKYR; from the coding sequence atggcagtgctgctggagaccACGGTGGGCGACCTGGTCATCGACCTGTACACGGAGGAGCATCCCCGTACATGTCTGAATTTCCTGAAGCTCTGCAAAGTCAAGTACTACAACTATTGTCTTATTTATAGTGTACAGAGGGATTTTATTATACAAACTGGTGACCCCATGGGACGTGGCCATGGAGGGGAATCCATATTTTGTCAGCTCTATGGTGATCAAGCCCGATTCTTTGAGGCAGAAAAGGTGCCCAGAATCAAGCACAAGAAGAAGGGAACTGTGTCAATGGTGAACAATGGCAGTGATCTGCATGGATCACAGTTCCTCATTACCACAGGAGAAAACCTGGATTACCTTGATGGTGTACATACAGTATTTGGAGAAGTGACAGAAGGCATGGACGTATTGAAGACAATTAATGAAACCTTTGTGGATAAGGATTTTAGGCCATATCAGGATATCCGGATCAATCATACAGTAATCCTAGACGATCCCTTTGATGATCCACCTGGCTTGTGTGTTCCTGATCGCTCACCAGAACCTACAAAGGAACAGCTCGACAGTGGCAGAATAGGAGCAGATGAAGAAATCGATGACATGAAAGGACGGTCTGCAGATGAAATAGAAGAAATTCAGGCggaaaaagaagccaaaactcGTGCTATTCTTCTGGAAATGGTGGGAGACTTACCAGATGCAGATATCAAGCCACCAGAAAATGTGCTGTTTGTTTGTAAACTGAATCCTGTGACCACAGCCGAAGACCTGGAGATAATATTTTCACGCTTTGGTGCCATTAAAAGCTGTGAAGTGATCCGAGACTGGAAGACCGGTGAATCTCTTTGTTATGCTTTCATTGAGTTTGAAAAGGAGGAAGACTGTGAGAAAGCCTACTTCAAAATGGGCAATGTGCTGATAGATGACAGACGGATACACGTGGATTTTAGCCAGTCTGTTGCAAAGATtaaatggaagggaaaaggtGGGCGGTATAGCAAGGAGGATTTCAAGGACTATGAGAAGGAACGTGATAAACTTTTGAAATttgctttgaaagaaaaggtaaaaccAAAGCAAGATGCCAAGTATGACCTTGTGCTGGATGAGGATGTAGAAGAGTGTTCCACAAGTCAGTCACACTTGgttaaaaaacagaagaaaaagccgCTCCACTCTGAAAATGATGAGAAGACGACCAAAAAATTTAAGTATTGTGACCAAAAGCATGAAGAACGCTGTAGGGAGAGGACCAAGGGTGAGAAGGACAGGCATCGGAGACACAGCTGTTCTCAGGGGAGAGATTACACTTACCGTAGACAAAAAAGCAAGTACAGATGA
- the LOC120751759 gene encoding LOW QUALITY PROTEIN: RNA-binding motif protein, X-linked 2-like (The sequence of the model RefSeq protein was modified relative to this genomic sequence to represent the inferred CDS: inserted 2 bases in 1 codon; substituted 1 base at 1 genomic stop codon) produces MNPLTKVKLISELNTREAELGVQEAMSWHAEFKDSAWIFVGGLHYELTEGDVICVFSQYGEVVNINLVRDKRTGKSKGFCFLCYEDQRSTILAVDNFNGIKIKGRTIRVDHVASYRPPKESKDCHEVTRGLHAKGCGVQTPPHTSSKTLSKDEGVPMKRQKGKQXRAERSKLSPQAGKQVSTEEPHLGIKIKKEKEDPGYEHYAGGSSDRNARSRTQWDEDQLWHQWHXDRRGNKNCHEQRGSWEEWEKREGVVRRGDRHSSQQDISPRGGRSQEPHSRHREWGSGKDSGRC; encoded by the exons ATGAACCCCCTGACGAAGGTGAAGTTGATCAGTGAGCTGAACACAcgggaggcagagctgggcgtCCAGGAGGCGATGTCGTGGCATGCAGAGTTCAAGGACAGCGCTTGGATCTTTGTGGGTGGGCTCCACTACGAGCTGACGGAGGGTGATGTGATCTGTGTGTTCTCGCAGTATGGCGAGGTGGTCAACATCAACCTCGTGAGGGACAAGAGGACCGGGAAGTCCAAGGGGTTCTGCTTCCTGTGTTATGAGGACCAGAGAAGCACCATCCTGGCTGTGGATAACTTCAATGGCATCAAGATCAAGGGACGGACCATCCGCGTGGACCACGTGGCCAGCTACCGGCCCCCCAAGGAGTCCAAGGACTGCCATGAGGTGACCAGAGGCCTCCATGCCAAGGGCTGCGGGGTACAAACGCCACCTCACACCTCATCCAAGACCCTGTCTAAGGATGAGGGTGTGCCcatgaaaaggcagaaagggaagca cagagcagaacgGTCAAAGTTGAGCCCACAAGCTGGGAAGCAGGTCAGCACAGAGGAGCCCCATCTGGGAATCAAGAtcaagaaggagaaggaggaccCTGGGTATGAGCACTATGCTGGTGGGAGCTCTGACAGGAATGCTAGGAGCAGGACGCAGTGGGATGAGGACCAGCTGTGGCACCAGTGGCACTAGGACAGGAGGGGGAACAAAAACTGCCATGAGCAGAGAGGCTCCTGGGAGGAgtgggagaagagagaggggGTTGTCAGGAGGGGTGACAGGCACAGCAGTCAGCAAGACATATCCCCCAGGGGAGGCAGATCCCAGGAACCCCATTCCAGGCACAGGGAGTGGGGCTCTGGCAAAGACTCTGGCCGCTGCTGA
- the LOC120751756 gene encoding DNA/RNA-binding protein KIN17-like codes for MGKSDFLSPKAIANRIKSKGLQKLRWYCQMCQKQCRDENGFKCHCMSESHQRQLLLASENPQQFMDYFSEEFRYDFLVLLRRRYGTKRVHNNIVYNEYISHREHIHMNATRWETLTDFTKWLGREGLCKVDETPKGWYIQYIDRDPETIRRQQEQEGKQKQDLDDEEKTAKFIEQQVRRGLEGKELEMPVYTELNRENKEEKVTFNLNKGAITSVTTSSKTNVLGQNALKMMEGAVKRKAAHSSGQPQVKKKKSALDEIMELEEEKKRTSRRDYWLQPGIIVKIVTKKLGEKYHKKKAVVKEVIDKYTAVVSVTDSGHKLKLDQTHLETVIPAPGKKVMVLNGGYRGNEGILESINEKRFSVTITIDSGPLKGRRVEDIQYEDVSKLA; via the coding sequence ATGGGGAAGTCAGATTTCCTTAGCCCCAAGGCGATCGCCAATCGCATCAAGTCCAAGGGGCTGCAGAAGCTGCGCTGGTACTGCCAGATGTGCCAGAAGCAGTGCCGCGATGAAAACGGCTTCAAGTGCCACTGCATGTCTGAGTCCCACCAGAGGCAGTTGCTGCTGGCTTCTGAAAATCCTCAGCAATTCATGGATTACTTCTCTGAGGAATTCCGATATGATTTCCTAGTATTGCTCCGGAGGCGATATGGAACAAAGAGAGTCCACAATAATATTGTGTACAATGAATACATCAGCCATCGGGAACACATCCACATGAATGCCACACGATGGGAGACACTGACTGATTTTACGAAATGGCTGGGGAGAGAAGGTCTGTGCAAGGTTGATGAGACTCCTAAAGGCTGGTACATTCAGTACATCGACAGGGACCCAGAGACCATTCGCAGGCAGCAAGAACAAGAGGGGAAGCAGAAACAGGACCTCGATGATGAAGAAAAAACGGCTAAATTCATTGAACAACAAGTTAGAAGGGGTTTGGAGGGGAAAGAACTAGAAATGCCAGTCTATACTGAACTgaacagggaaaacaaagaagaaaaagttacatttaatttaaacaaaggAGCAATCACTTCAGTTACAACATCTTCTAAAACAAATGTCCTTGGACAGAATGCACTGAAGATGATGGAGGGGgcagttaaaagaaaagcagctcatAGCTCTGGTCAGCCCcaagtgaaaaagaagaaatctgcaCTGGATGAGATCATGGAGCttgaagaggagaagaaaagaacatcCCGAAGAGACTACTGGTTACAGCCTGGAATCATTGTAAAAATTGTAACAAAAAAGCTTGGTGAGAAGTACCACAAGAAGAAGGCTGTTGTTAAGGAAGTGATTGACAAATACACAGCAGTTGTGAGCGTGACTGACTCTGGGCACAAGCTGAAGCTTGATCAGACACACCTAGAAACTGTAATACCAGCACCAGGCAAGAAAGTGATGGTATTAAATGGTGGGTACAGGGGAAACGAAGGCATTTTGGAATCCATCAATGAGAAGAGATTTTCAGTGACAATAACCATTGACTCAGGACCTTTAAAAGGGCGCAGAGTTGAAGATATTCAGTATGAAGATGTTTCCAAACTTGCCTGA